A DNA window from Desulfobacterales bacterium contains the following coding sequences:
- a CDS encoding glycosyltransferase family 2 protein produces the protein MILNKKINCNPLVSFIIVAYNSKDTIINCLEAIKNQSIKNFEVIIFDNASSDDTICLIKNFVNNFWGNVILIESKKNIGFASANNKGALAAKGKWLIFLNPDAFPEKTYLYELLLASQQYKSFDFFASCQIQFRNKDILDGTGDIYFTNGAAKRRNFLTPLKLGNTKNEEIFGSCGASFFINRRAFFDVEGFDEDYFCYFEDVDLSLRLRLAGYKCMYIANAIVYHVGGSASGGEESDFTIYYGYRNLVWTFFKSMPLKLMIKYLLSHIMLNIRQIIGFYRRGKKKPILKAKIDGFLYLWKIIFIKRPKVQKKNRISAKNLNNILTKP, from the coding sequence ATGATTTTAAATAAAAAAATAAATTGCAATCCATTAGTATCTTTTATTATTGTAGCTTATAATAGTAAAGACACCATCATTAACTGCCTTGAAGCTATTAAAAATCAATCAATTAAAAATTTTGAAGTTATCATATTTGACAATGCTTCTTCTGATGATACAATTTGCTTAATTAAAAACTTTGTTAATAATTTCTGGGGCAATGTAATTTTAATCGAATCTAAAAAAAATATAGGTTTCGCATCTGCAAACAATAAAGGTGCATTAGCAGCAAAAGGAAAATGGCTTATTTTTTTAAACCCTGATGCTTTTCCAGAAAAAACCTATCTTTACGAATTACTATTAGCTTCACAGCAATATAAAAGCTTTGATTTTTTTGCTTCATGCCAAATACAATTTCGTAATAAAGATATTCTTGATGGAACAGGAGATATTTATTTTACAAATGGTGCTGCTAAAAGAAGAAATTTTCTTACTCCTTTAAAGCTCGGAAATACAAAAAATGAAGAAATTTTCGGCTCATGCGGAGCTTCATTTTTTATAAACCGCCGAGCTTTCTTTGATGTTGAAGGCTTTGATGAAGACTATTTTTGCTATTTTGAAGATGTGGATTTATCTTTAAGATTAAGGCTCGCTGGATACAAATGTATGTATATAGCAAATGCAATTGTTTATCATGTAGGAGGTAGCGCATCTGGCGGAGAAGAGAGCGATTTTACGATATACTATGGTTATAGAAATCTTGTTTGGACTTTTTTTAAATCAATGCCTTTAAAATTGATGATTAAATATTTATTATCACATATTATGCTTAATATAAGGCAAATCATCGGTTTTTATCGCAGGGGTAAAAAAAAGCCTATATTAAAAGCTAAAATAGATGGTTTTTTATATCTATGGAAAATTATTTTTATTAAACGTCCAAAAGTTCAAAAAAAAAACAGGATATCGGCTAAAAATCTTAATAACATTTTAACTAAGCCTTAA
- a CDS encoding NAD(P)/FAD-dependent oxidoreductase: MRKKVLIIGAGIAGLSAGCYLQKNGYDTQIFEIHNLPGGLCTSWKRKDFVIDGCIHWLVGSSPSDNLYNLWNELVDMSQIKFVDHDSFIEFRDKNGKSINVYCDINKLETELLEKAPEDKKLILEFTGAVRKFLKIALPIDKAPELYGFIDLVLLLFKLLPYIMDLRKWSGISAVDFASKCKNNFLKKVFTNMFWPDMSVLFLIFTLVWMHKKSAGYPIGGSLNFSKLIEKKYLELGGKINYKSKITKIHTNYNMADGITIKNGQNHKADIIISAADGYSTIFEMLDSKYINSEIKNYYKNYDVFHSYLQVSFGVNRTFENLNQMISFPLDKAIYIDSETSCEDLSVRIFNFDDTLAPPGKTVLSLMITTPDYEYWDNLRKQDREKYNAEKQRIADEIIDALDKEFGNIRTNIEMIDVSTPATVIRYTNNWKGSFEGWVLTPKIGLTKMKKVLPNLKNFYMIGQWVEPGGGLPPALMSGRSVAQIICKEDEKVFKS; encoded by the coding sequence ATGCGAAAAAAAGTACTCATAATAGGTGCAGGCATAGCAGGTCTATCAGCTGGTTGTTATTTGCAAAAAAATGGTTACGATACACAAATATTTGAAATCCACAATCTGCCAGGAGGTTTATGTACTTCATGGAAAAGGAAAGATTTTGTCATTGATGGTTGTATTCATTGGCTTGTAGGTTCCAGTCCGTCTGATAATCTTTATAATCTTTGGAATGAACTTGTAGATATGAGTCAAATCAAATTCGTTGATCATGATTCTTTTATCGAGTTCAGAGATAAAAATGGTAAATCAATCAATGTTTATTGTGATATTAACAAGCTTGAGACAGAGCTGCTTGAAAAGGCTCCTGAAGATAAAAAACTTATTTTAGAATTTACCGGAGCTGTCCGTAAATTTTTAAAAATAGCGCTACCAATTGATAAAGCTCCAGAACTATATGGCTTTATTGATTTAGTTTTATTACTGTTTAAACTACTGCCTTATATTATGGATTTAAGAAAATGGAGCGGTATTTCTGCTGTGGATTTTGCTTCAAAATGTAAAAATAATTTTTTAAAAAAAGTTTTTACCAATATGTTCTGGCCTGATATGTCTGTTTTATTTTTAATTTTCACTTTAGTATGGATGCATAAAAAAAGTGCTGGTTATCCAATTGGAGGATCCTTAAATTTTTCAAAATTGATTGAAAAAAAATATTTAGAACTTGGAGGCAAGATTAACTACAAATCTAAAATTACTAAAATTCATACAAATTATAATATGGCTGATGGAATTACTATTAAAAATGGCCAAAACCATAAAGCAGATATAATTATTTCAGCTGCCGACGGCTATTCTACAATTTTTGAAATGCTTGACTCTAAATATATTAACTCTGAAATTAAAAATTATTATAAAAATTATGATGTATTTCATTCTTACCTTCAGGTATCATTTGGAGTTAATAGAACCTTTGAAAATTTGAATCAAATGATTTCATTTCCATTAGATAAGGCTATATATATTGACTCTGAAACCAGTTGTGAAGATTTGTCAGTACGCATATTTAATTTTGACGATACGTTAGCCCCTCCAGGAAAAACAGTTCTAAGTTTAATGATTACTACCCCAGATTATGAATATTGGGACAATTTGAGAAAGCAGGATAGAGAAAAATACAATGCAGAAAAACAACGTATAGCTGATGAAATTATTGATGCGCTTGATAAAGAATTTGGTAATATTCGAACAAACATTGAAATGATAGATGTTTCTACGCCAGCAACAGTGATAAGATACACTAATAATTGGAAAGGAAGCTTTGAAGGATGGGTTTTAACTCCTAAAATTGGTCTAACCAAAATGAAAAAAGTTTTACCGAACCTCAAAAATTTTTATATGATTGGCCAATGGGTTGAACCTGGTGGAGGACTGCCTCCAGCTTTAATGTCAGGCAGAAGCGTTGCGCAAATAATTTGCAAAGAAGATGAGAAAGTGTTTAAAAGTTAA
- a CDS encoding DUF4846 domain-containing protein, with translation MKTYFFLFLIILFFISKDASISFSEYPWTHNSTKSDTIANNIPVPNGYIRTKVSENSFQHWLRNLPLKDNKSAVYLYNGEKKFNQSAHFAVINIDVGNKDLQQCADAVIRLRAEYLYSIGNYDAIHFNFTSGHAAYFKKWIDGFRPIVKGNNVDWDKIEKHDSSYRNFRKYLNIVFSYAGSYSLSKELKPISTGEMKIGDVFIKGGFPGHAVIVVDIATHTETGKKIFLIAQSYMPAQDIHILNNIINRKLNPWYDEDFGNNLLTPEWIFKANQLKRFNTD, from the coding sequence ATGAAAACATATTTTTTTTTATTTCTAATTATACTTTTTTTTATATCAAAAGATGCATCTATATCTTTTTCAGAGTATCCTTGGACTCACAATTCAACAAAATCCGATACAATAGCTAATAATATTCCTGTTCCTAATGGATATATAAGAACTAAAGTTTCAGAAAATTCTTTTCAGCACTGGCTGAGAAATCTACCTTTAAAAGATAATAAATCGGCTGTTTATCTGTATAATGGGGAAAAAAAATTTAATCAGTCAGCTCATTTTGCTGTTATAAACATTGATGTAGGCAATAAAGATTTACAACAATGCGCTGACGCTGTAATACGACTAAGAGCGGAATATCTCTATTCTATAGGTAATTATGATGCTATCCATTTTAACTTTACAAGTGGTCATGCTGCATATTTCAAAAAATGGATAGATGGTTTTAGGCCTATAGTAAAAGGCAATAATGTAGATTGGGATAAAATAGAAAAACATGATTCATCATATAGGAATTTTAGAAAATATCTTAATATTGTTTTCTCTTATGCTGGCTCCTATTCATTAAGTAAAGAGCTAAAGCCTATTTCTACTGGAGAAATGAAAATAGGAGACGTTTTTATAAAAGGTGGTTTTCCTGGACATGCTGTTATTGTTGTAGATATCGCTACTCATACGGAAACTGGGAAAAAAATATTCTTAATTGCGCAAAGCTATATGCCTGCTCAGGATATACATATTCTGAATAATATTATAAATAGAAAATTAAATCCATGGTACGATGAAGATTTTGGAAATAATCTTCTAACACCAGAATGGATATTTAAAGCTAACCAACTAAAAAGATTTAACACTGATTAA
- a CDS encoding glycosyltransferase family 2 protein: MTIDISIVTYNSEQHIEELIQSLTSLEFNLKQVTLLFHDNNSKDNTLEILNKTIPNIKDKFSDIIINPHADNIGFGKAQNLSISKGSSEFVFILNPDVKISLSCLKILYETAKSDVLNFVAWEARQAPFEHPKIYNPVTLETPWASGAALFIKRTVFEEIGGFDPNFFMYGEDIDLSFKLRENGWKIKYVPKAIVWHYTYSNEGEIKPFQVLGAINANLILRAIYGTWIDIIKGMFMCFKILLSPSKIFFRQKKKIFQNIFNFIKNIKFYRSLAKNKKNKIKFYKWDYCPMRRGAFHDISDGINLLDKKNNNLPLVSVLVRTVGKKLLLKQALQSIANQTYPNIEIIIVEDGNKSVNDVIEDFKNLKISYYSTGKKVERCISGNLAMEKAIGDYFIFLDDDDLFYADHIEQLVSAVLKNNTKIAYSSSFEIPTEIDKNTGEIIAEGKYKEFYNEQFSFFNLIACNCFPNNSILFDKSLFHTCGGFDPELVIAEDWNLWLKFSLKIRNFLPVPKTTSLYRVPYHKKDYAKRHAILLKAFNKAKAKHSTFEVTLKISELEELIEKSSYSGLSSALSKRFPKITPIINAMAKTYRFFRQI, from the coding sequence ATGACCATTGATATAAGTATTGTAACGTATAACAGCGAACAACATATAGAGGAGCTTATCCAAAGCCTTACAAGTCTTGAATTTAATCTCAAACAAGTAACTCTTCTATTTCATGACAATAACAGCAAAGATAATACGTTAGAAATCTTAAATAAAACTATACCTAATATCAAAGATAAATTTTCTGATATTATTATCAATCCTCATGCAGATAATATCGGATTTGGAAAAGCTCAAAACTTATCCATATCAAAGGGTTCTTCAGAATTCGTTTTTATACTTAATCCAGACGTAAAAATTTCTCTATCTTGTCTTAAAATACTATATGAGACAGCAAAATCAGATGTTTTGAACTTTGTCGCATGGGAAGCAAGACAAGCTCCATTTGAACATCCGAAAATTTATAATCCTGTAACTTTAGAAACTCCTTGGGCAAGTGGTGCTGCTCTCTTTATAAAAAGAACAGTATTTGAAGAAATAGGAGGCTTTGATCCTAATTTTTTCATGTATGGAGAAGATATTGATTTATCATTTAAACTTAGGGAAAATGGATGGAAAATCAAATATGTTCCGAAAGCTATAGTGTGGCATTATACTTACAGTAACGAAGGAGAAATAAAACCATTTCAAGTTTTAGGAGCAATTAATGCGAACTTAATTCTACGAGCTATATATGGAACATGGATAGATATAATAAAAGGGATGTTCATGTGTTTTAAAATTTTATTATCTCCGTCTAAAATTTTCTTTCGTCAAAAAAAGAAAATATTTCAAAATATTTTTAATTTTATCAAAAATATAAAATTTTATCGATCTCTTGCAAAAAACAAAAAAAATAAAATAAAATTTTATAAATGGGATTATTGTCCCATGAGGCGAGGCGCTTTTCACGACATATCAGACGGAATTAACTTACTTGATAAAAAAAATAATAATCTTCCTTTAGTTTCAGTCTTAGTTAGAACCGTCGGGAAAAAACTACTTTTGAAACAAGCTCTTCAATCCATTGCAAATCAAACATATCCAAATATTGAAATTATTATAGTAGAAGATGGAAATAAAAGTGTAAATGACGTTATAGAAGATTTTAAAAACCTTAAAATTTCTTATTATTCTACTGGGAAAAAAGTTGAAAGATGCATATCAGGCAATTTAGCAATGGAAAAAGCTATCGGAGATTATTTCATATTTCTTGACGATGATGATTTGTTTTATGCCGACCACATTGAGCAGCTTGTGTCTGCTGTTTTAAAAAATAATACTAAAATAGCATACAGCTCGTCTTTTGAAATTCCAACCGAAATTGACAAAAATACTGGCGAAATAATTGCCGAAGGCAAATACAAAGAATTTTATAATGAACAATTTTCTTTTTTTAATCTTATTGCCTGCAATTGTTTTCCCAATAATTCGATCTTATTTGATAAAAGCCTTTTTCATACCTGCGGAGGATTTGATCCTGAACTCGTTATAGCAGAAGATTGGAATCTTTGGTTAAAATTCAGTTTAAAAATACGTAATTTTTTACCAGTTCCTAAAACTACATCCCTTTATCGAGTACCATATCATAAAAAAGACTACGCCAAAAGACACGCAATACTTCTGAAAGCATTTAACAAAGCTAAAGCAAAACATTCTACTTTTGAAGTAACATTAAAAATTTCGGAACTTGAAGAGCTAATAGAAAAATCAAGTTATTCTGGGCTTTCTTCTGCGTTATCGAAACGTTTTCCCAAAATTACTCCTATAATAAACGCAATGGCAAAAACCTATAGATTTTTTAGACAAATATGA
- a CDS encoding carboxypeptidase-like regulatory domain-containing protein: MKTRFIVVGIFICCLLSASMANAWPWSKGGIKVIVSNDETSKPIPDVKVTVDETGESSKTDEFGEFIFKDMKPGDYNFSFKKIGFTPKTIQITVESGKINPIKVNIRKSKDIYNLSAWTEKAAERISEIMIENGYKNRKIAIAFYKKTPSEDAIPLPALILRFTTSFNKLAKNGNEIVIRSSEDAGFILKELKEQQQFKVDFDPSTIQNIYSKLGANVFIIGALLENREYYEPQVNGTSIEKQAYIPRLSINDILLQRFENE, from the coding sequence ATGAAAACACGATTTATTGTCGTTGGTATTTTTATTTGTTGTTTATTATCAGCATCTATGGCTAATGCCTGGCCTTGGAGCAAGGGGGGAATAAAAGTTATAGTATCGAATGACGAAACATCAAAGCCGATACCTGACGTAAAAGTTACGGTAGATGAAACTGGAGAATCTTCAAAAACTGATGAGTTTGGAGAGTTTATTTTTAAAGATATGAAACCAGGTGATTATAATTTTTCTTTTAAAAAAATTGGATTTACGCCTAAAACAATACAAATAACCGTTGAATCAGGCAAAATAAATCCGATAAAAGTAAATATTCGAAAAAGTAAAGATATTTATAATTTAAGCGCTTGGACTGAAAAAGCCGCTGAAAGAATTTCAGAAATTATGATTGAAAATGGTTATAAAAATAGAAAAATTGCAATCGCATTTTACAAGAAAACTCCTTCAGAAGACGCTATTCCTCTTCCGGCTCTTATTTTGAGGTTTACAACTTCATTTAATAAGCTTGCTAAAAATGGAAACGAAATCGTGATCAGAAGTTCAGAAGATGCTGGATTTATACTAAAAGAACTTAAAGAACAACAGCAGTTTAAAGTAGATTTCGATCCTTCAACAATTCAGAATATATATAGCAAACTTGGTGCAAATGTTTTTATTATAGGAGCTTTACTTGAAAATAGGGAATATTATGAGCCTCAAGTAAATGGCACATCGATTGAAAAACAAGCATATATCCCTCGTTTATCTATAAATGATATTCTTTTGCAAAGATTTGAAAATGAGTGA